GTGGCGAACTCGACGTCGCCCTGCTCGTTGCGGAACTGCACCTTGAGGCTGGCGTCGGCGACCCGCTCCACGCCGTCGAGCTGGTAGAGGAAGTCCATGTGCCAGGAGCTGCGGCGGAACTCGCCGTCGGTGGCGCTGTGCAGGCCGATCTCCTCCTGCATGGCCACCACCTGCGTGATCGCCTCGTCCTCGACCCGCCGCAGCTCGGCGTCGTCGATGCGGCCGGCGGCGTGGTCGTCGCGGGCGTCGAGCAGGGATTGCGGGCGCAGCAGGCTTCCGACGTGGTCGGCGCGGAACGGTGGGGAGACGCGAGGGCTCATGGCCGCACGATAGTTTGCTAATGCGATCGTGCCCAGACCGCTCCCGCGGTGACCGTTTCGCCAGGTCCGGCGACCGTCGGGGTGACCCGTGGCCGGGTTGCTCGTTGGTGATGGCTGTGAGCAAGGACAAATCGGTACTACCGGTCCGCTGGATAAACTCGACCGGGACAACTGACGTCGGGGCTGACGGATGGAGACGATGCGAGTTCTCGTGATCGGAGCCGGAGTCGGAGGACTCGCCATCGCCAACGGGCTGCTCGGCCAGGGCCACGAGGTCCAGGTCTTCGAGCACGCCGACACCCTGCGCACCAGCGGCGCGGGCATCACGGTGTGGAGCAACGGCACCGCCGCGCTGCGCGAACTGGGCATCGACATCGAACCGTCCGGCCGCAAGCTGCACAGCCTGCGCTCGCTCACCGACTCCGGCCGGCTGCTGTGGGAAGCCGACCTCGGCGAGGTCACCGAACGCCTCGGCTCGCCGACGGTGCAGATCGCGCGCCGCGAGCTGATCGCCGAGATGGCCGCCGCGCTGCCACCGGAGGTGCTGCACTTCGGCCGCCGCTGCGTCGGCGTCGTGGAACGGCCGGACAGCGTCGCGGTGGAGTTCGACGACGGCAGCAAGGCCGTCGGCGACCTGCTGATCGGCGCCGACGGGCAGCGCTCGGTGGTGCGCCGCGAGCTGCTCGGCGGTGACCCGGCCAAGCCGACCGGCTGGGCGAGCTGGCAGGGCCTGACCCGCAGCGACCTGCCCGTCGCGCACGGCCACCAGACGCTGAACATCGCGGGCCGCAACGCGCACTGCGGCCTGATCCCGACCGGCGGCGGACTGCTGCACTGGTGGTTCGACATGCCGTGGAAGGAAGGCGACCCGGTGCTCTCGGTCGCCGACCTGCGCGCGGTCTTCGCGGGCTGGCCGGATCCGGTCGAGCAACTGCTGGCCTCGGTCACCGACGACGACCTGGGCTTCTTCCCGCACATCCGGCACAAGGTCCCGCACGTCTGGGGCGGCCCGCGCAGCACGCTGCTCGGCGACGCCGTCCACGCGATGCCGCCGGCGGTGGCGCAGGCGGCCAACCAGACGCTGGAAGACGCCTGGCTGCTCACCCAGTACCTGTCGGGCGCGGGCGACGACCTGGCGCCCCGGCTGCGCGCCTACGAGCAGGAACGCCGCCCGAGGGCCCTCAAGGTGTCCCGCACGGCGGCCCTGACCTCGGCCCAGCGCAGCACGCCGCTGCAACGCCTGGCGAAGTTCCCGGGCTGGCTGGCCACCCGCAGCCAGGTGGCTTCCCTGCGCTCCGGCAGCAACGTCCTGCGCGGCTTCGCCCCGCGCCCCGCGATCCAGGCCGCCTGACCCGTTCCGCCGCGATTTCAATGGAAATCAGACGTCTGATTTCCATTGAAATCGCGGAGTTCCCGACGTCCGTCGGCGTGTCGGGTCGCGACATGCCGACAGGGCGTGCAATTTCCATTGAAATTGGGTGTCCGATTTCAATGGAAATTGCGGATCGTCGCTGGAAGCGCGACGGCCCGCCGCGCCGGGAGTGGCGGGGCGGGCCGTCGGGTCGGGCCGGTCAGGCGCCGGCGGCGAAGGTGTCCGGGTCCGGGCCGACGCGGACGTCGGTGCGCAGCGCGGTGATCGCCGCGACGTCGTCGTCGGCCAGCTCGAAGTCGAAGACCTCGGTGTTCTCCTTGATCCGCGACGGGGTGACCGACTTCGGGATCACGACGTTGCCCAGCTGCAGGTGCCAGCGCAGCACGATCTGCGCCGGGCTCTTGCCGTACTTCTCGCCCAGCGAGGCCAGCGTGGTGTCGTCCAGCAGGCCCTTGCCCTGGCCGAGCGGGCTCCACGCCTCGGTGGCGATGCCGTGCTCGGCGTGGAACGCGCGTAGCTCGGCCTGCGGCAGGTTCGGGTGCAGCTCGATCTGGTTCACCGCGGGCACCACGTCGGTCTCGTCGAGCAGCCGCTGCAGGTGCGGGACCTGGAAGTTCGACACGCCGATCGCCTTGGCGCGGCCCTCGTCGTACAGCTTCTGGAACGCCTTCCAGGTGTCGACGTACTTGTCCTTGGCGGCGACCGGCCAGTGGATCAGGTACAGGTCGACGTAGTCCAGGCCGAGCCGCTCCAGGCTCTCGTCGAAGGCCTTCAGCGCGTTGTCGTGGCCCTGCTTGTCGTTCCAGAGCTTGGTGGTGACGAACAGGTCCTCGCGCGCGATGCCCGATTCGGCGATCGCCCGGCCCACGCCCTCCTCGTTGCCGTACACCGCGGCGGTGTCGATGCTGCGGTAACCGGCCTCCAGCGCCGACTTCACCGGTGCGACGACCTCGTCGGCCGGCACCTGGAAGACGCCGTAGCCGAGCTGCGGCATCGCTGCGCCGGTGTTCAGCGTGATGTTCGGAACCTGAGTCATGTGGGTGATGTCCTCCGCCGTATCGCGTTCGTCGCCGGCTCCGAGGAGCCGGCACCAGGTGGAACCGATCCAGTCGATCGTGGATTCCCGCCACGCGGTGTGGTCCGTACCGCAGGCCACCGTATTTCACCCACCGCGCGATCGCCCAGAAAGAGTTCCGCGAGTGACCGGTGTGGCACCCGGTCAGCCGATCTCGACGGCCTCGGCGGGCTGCGCGGCGACCGTCCCGGTGGACCGCGGGCGGCGGTCCAGCCAGCCCGACAGCAGCGCGAAGCCGAGGCCGACGATGGCCAGCAGGGCACCGACCCAGCTCGGCGCGGTCAGGCCCAGCCCGGCCGCGATGACCAGGCCGCCGAGGTAGGCGCCCAGCGAGTTGGCGATGTTGAAGGTGGACTGGATGCTCGCCGAGCCCAGCGCGGGTGCTTCCTTCGCCTGGTCCAGGATCCGCGCCTGGATGCTCGGGATGGCCGCGAAGCCGGTCGCGCCGATCAGGAACACGGTGATCGGCGCCAGCACGGCGCTGTGCGCGGTGAACACGAACAGG
This portion of the Saccharopolyspora antimicrobica genome encodes:
- a CDS encoding FAD-dependent monooxygenase, with translation MRVLVIGAGVGGLAIANGLLGQGHEVQVFEHADTLRTSGAGITVWSNGTAALRELGIDIEPSGRKLHSLRSLTDSGRLLWEADLGEVTERLGSPTVQIARRELIAEMAAALPPEVLHFGRRCVGVVERPDSVAVEFDDGSKAVGDLLIGADGQRSVVRRELLGGDPAKPTGWASWQGLTRSDLPVAHGHQTLNIAGRNAHCGLIPTGGGLLHWWFDMPWKEGDPVLSVADLRAVFAGWPDPVEQLLASVTDDDLGFFPHIRHKVPHVWGGPRSTLLGDAVHAMPPAVAQAANQTLEDAWLLTQYLSGAGDDLAPRLRAYEQERRPRALKVSRTAALTSAQRSTPLQRLAKFPGWLATRSQVASLRSGSNVLRGFAPRPAIQAA
- a CDS encoding aldo/keto reductase, producing MTQVPNITLNTGAAMPQLGYGVFQVPADEVVAPVKSALEAGYRSIDTAAVYGNEEGVGRAIAESGIAREDLFVTTKLWNDKQGHDNALKAFDESLERLGLDYVDLYLIHWPVAAKDKYVDTWKAFQKLYDEGRAKAIGVSNFQVPHLQRLLDETDVVPAVNQIELHPNLPQAELRAFHAEHGIATEAWSPLGQGKGLLDDTTLASLGEKYGKSPAQIVLRWHLQLGNVVIPKSVTPSRIKENTEVFDFELADDDVAAITALRTDVRVGPDPDTFAAGA